One window of Triticum dicoccoides isolate Atlit2015 ecotype Zavitan chromosome 5A, WEW_v2.0, whole genome shotgun sequence genomic DNA carries:
- the LOC119297757 gene encoding keratin, type I cytoskeletal 13-like has protein sequence MAVLLRARSHLLSGAIRRSLLGERGRGARRFSTDPTTVGEAAATGRGATTGGTAANTSGVPTKTNGGGPANGRGAANGGGGASGGGAPANGGGGAVTGSGNGSGGCGCAAVADLRTDVFTEVGRVRGCYNTLAEVDEKLMAEITSVKLEAAMNQVRSKEKLVTTIYTMFGSAVAFTFAGATLIGGYVHDFVVHEAAKEVRAKLRLDKAKGTTPPPAAPPAAGSPPK, from the exons ATGGCCGTCCTCCTCCGCGCACGCTCCCACCTCCTCTCCGGCGCCATCCGCCGCAGCTTGCTCGG GGAGCGCGGGCGCGGCGCGCGAAGGTTCTCGACCGACCCAACCACCGTCGGCGAGGCTGCAGCCACCGGCCGCGGTGCGACGACCGGCGGGACCGCCGCAAACACCAGCGG GGTTCCGACGAAGACGAACGGCGGCGGGCCAGCGAATGGACGAGGGGCGGCGAACGGCGG GGGTGGAGCGAGCGGAGGTGGGGCTCCggccaacggcggcggcggcgcggtcacCGGCTCAGGCAACGG GAGCGGTGGATGCGGATGCGCTGCGGTGGCGGACCTGCGGACGGATGTATTCACCGAGGTGGGGAGGGTGCGGGGCTGCTACAACACCCTCGCCGAGGTGGATGAGAAGCTGATGGCGGAAATAACGAGCGTTAAGCTGGAAGCCGC CATGAACCAAGTGCGATCCAAAGAGAAACTTGTTACTACAATTTACACGATGTTTGGATCCGCCGTCGCCTTCACTTTTGCGGGCGCCACTCTGATTGGGGGCTACGTGCACGACTTCGTCGTGCACGAAGCTGCCAAGGAAGTACGCGCCAAGCTTCGTCTGGACAAGGCCAAGG